A genomic segment from Salvia splendens isolate huo1 chromosome 13, SspV2, whole genome shotgun sequence encodes:
- the LOC121760737 gene encoding secreted RxLR effector protein 161-like gives MLGAKIASVPLAAHFMLSKDPYSNVIGSVMYLMVSTRPDMAYVVSCLGRYMANPGPVHWEALKWLLRYLKNTSMYGLCFSKHDQGVELCGFVNSNYANDKDKRKSTTSYAMMKQQLTKALLMCSQ, from the exons ATGCTTGGTGCTAAAATTGCTTCTGTTCCTTTAGCTGCCCATTTCATGCTGAGTAAGGACCCTTATTCTAATGTTATTGGCTCTGTGATGTATCTTATGGTTAGTACTAGGCCTGATATGGCCTATGTTGTTTCTTGCTTAGGTAGATACATGGCTAACCCGGGTCCTGTGCATTGGGAAGCTCTTAAATGGTTGCTTAGATATTTGAAAAATACTTCCATGTATGGTCTCTGTTTTTCTAAGCATGATCAAGGTGTTGAGCTGTGTGGTTTTGTGAATTCTAACTATGCTAATGATAAGGATAAGAGGAAGTCAACTACTTCCTAT GCTATGATGAAGCAACAGCTGACTAAGGCTCTCCTCAT